In the genome of Cryptococcus neoformans var. neoformans B-3501A chromosome 5, whole genome shotgun sequence, the window tctcccttTACCGCCGACTTCCGTCCCATGTCCCACTTGCGAGCTTGCATCTTCCATCCGCTCAGCCCTTTCGGAACGATCACGGAAAAGCGGTACACTGCGCGCGAGCGTCGTGCTCTATGGCGAAGAGCATCCAGAAGGGGAATCGATTGGCAAATCGGTTAGCAAGGACTTGAAAGGAGTGGACATGCTCCTTGTCTGTGGTACAAGCCTCAGTGTACCGGGCGTAAAAAGGGTTGTTAAGGAGATGGCGAAATCAGCGAAATcgaaagggagaggaaaaggaaagcaGGGGCAAGATGTGAAGACGGTGTTTGTGAACGAAGAACCACCCAGTAAAGGGAGTGAATGGGACGGGATATTCGATATATGGGTTCAAGGAGATGTGCAAAAATTTGTGAAGGATTACCTCCAGAATCCAGATTTTGCTTCAACACCAACCAAGAGTTCACCAAAGAAGGTTTCCCCCTCTGCCACTACAAAACCATCCACACCAAAACGCACTCCAAACACTccgaaaaaaagaaaactcCCAACAACCTACCTCCCTCCAACTCCTGTTTCACTCGAAAAGGACAACTCCAGTACCGGATCTCCTCAAGTATACGCTACTCCGACCAAACCACAATCAGCAAATGCCTCTGCTTATGCTGGTATGGGTGTACCCCCTACACCGCCTTTGACAGATGAAATACGCCCGACTAAGAGAATGAAagtggagagaagggagagggaggtaTCGCCCACaccgacgaggaaggatgaAGTATCATTGCCACCCTCTGTGGAGATCCGGGGATAATCTGTGAGATTGCACTCGTAAATATGGTTTGAAGGCGATAATAAGCTTGGGACATCGATTCTTCAGCTGGTCTTGAAGAACCTGGGTCATGCTATTACGAATGGTCTTTTTATAAATCTTGCTTGCTTCCGTTTGCCCTGAGACAACGTCCGTTTTTGTCATAGTGGAATAGTTGTAAGTAAATTATACGTTTCCTGATAGTGTATAGCATGCAGCGTCATTTAATGTGCTCAATGATACTGGGGTATGTTTGCGTTCATGTATCTCTTCCTGTTACCACCCATGGTTATACACGGTGGCTGATCACCACATACTACTGTCAGTCAAAAAGTTCgcttccatcctttgctAGGAGTTGACAAAAGAAATAGGAATCAAACCCGTCTC includes:
- a CDS encoding hypothetical protein (HMMPfam hit to SIR2, Sir2 family, score: 126.3, E(): 7e-35), which produces MTVQVHLSTPGAGPSSAAASSFATPAVDVEDTLRQVVARLRMAKRIVVVSGAGVSTAAAIPDFRSASGLFSGKTKGGHSVKDLFHVRCLAHPTLLAKHHELITSLSSLSTAAPPTPFHTYLSSLDNEGRLLRCYTQNIDGLEEKTGLAVGIPSNKRKSPKAKGKENAPSLLSISDTPETSLEPPEPRVIPLHGLLSTLHCTLCHTKLPLSPHLPLPPTSVPCPTCELASSIRSALSERSRKSGTLRASVVLYGEEHPEGESIGKSVSKDLKGVDMLLVCGTSLSVPGVKRVVKEMAKSAKSKGRGKGKQGQDVKTVFVNEEPPSKGSEWDGIFDIWVQGDVQKFVKDYLQNPDFASTPTKSSPKKVSPSATTKPSTPKRTPNTPKKRKLPTTYLPPTPVSLEKDNSSTGSPQVYATPTKPQSANASAYAGMGVPPTPPLTDEIRPTKRMKVERREREVSPTPTRKDEVSLPPSVEIRG